GCGTTATGCTGTTATTAGCAAGGACCAAATCGAAACTCTCTTCCTTAAAAGGAAGATTCTGATGTGAACCAGAAACTTTATATGGGGCTTCTTTAATTTTTTCATATGCCGGTTCTAAATTTCCAGAACGATCAGCAAATGACTTCCAATCCATATTGGATCTTATAATATTTTTTTTAAATTTTTTCACATTACTTCCAAGAAAAGAATATATTGGATCCATGCCAACAACCATCACCCCTGATTCTTGAAATTTTTTACTCGTTTCCACTGAAAAATCACTAAGTCCAGAGCCGATATCCAAAATTTTTTTTGAAGACAATTCTTCTTCGGAGAGACAAAAATTTTTTAGATACTGTTTATAAGTTCTATCTGTAACCTTTCTTTCTTCCGGGGATTGAAAATCTGGTTTTTTTTGATTTTGCCCAAATCTAAATTTATCAAATCCAAACATATTGTTTTTTAAAAAATACAACTAAATTATACACGAAACAATTTTAAACACAATTGACCTGTTGAATTTTAACCAACAATGTTTAAATTCAGTTATTTTAAAAAAATATAAAATCAATACTAAAAGTACTCAAAAGTACAAGAGCGATG
This genomic interval from Parcubacteria group bacterium contains the following:
- a CDS encoding methyltransferase domain-containing protein, which produces MFGFDKFRFGQNQKKPDFQSPEERKVTDRTYKQYLKNFCLSEEELSSKKILDIGSGLSDFSVETSKKFQESGVMVVGMDPIYSFLGSNVKKFKKNIIRSNMDWKSFADRSGNLEPAYEKIKEAPYKVSGSHQNLPFKEESFDLVLANNSITQYKDREITRNALKEAVMMIKEDGEIRIQPANLRGDWGKKCLYMHTFEAPTLETREEANQLGLEIGPDREVFDIFKELESAGFQIYATVKEHMLPLTRKYNFQCSIIIRKDDQSPNVLEAKLRKLSFKDSTDNFHIPSTIVISENLEK